CTTAAATGATACAGAAGTAACCGTCGGCGATTTTTTAATTGGTTTTGATGCTTCTAGAGTATCTAATACCGCTAGCGGTTTCTTTGTGTCTGACACTACCGAAGATGCTCTAGATTTAGAAATTTTATTCGATATTAGCGCACCAGGAAACGTCACTACTGACGAAGGACTGATTATTTCAGAAGCCAACTTATTAGTTGCTTCTGAACTTGCAAATGCTTTGGGTTCTTCCGATTTGACTGGTGCAGATATTGGTGATACTCGTATTGATGCTTCCACTAGCAATATAAATGAAGATATAGCTAGTGATGTTGTATATCGCTTCCTCAACAACAATAATGGCGTTCATTTCTACACTGGTAATGAAACAGAACGAGATGTAGTTTTGGAGTTACCCAACTTTAGTTTTGAAGGAGCTTCTTACGAAAGCATAGATCCTTTAACTGGAAATCCAGAACCTTCTCCTGTATACCGCTTTTTCAACCAAGACACTGGGGTTCATCTTTATACAATTTCAGAAGTAGAGCGAGATTTCGTTGATGGAAATCTAGATAATTTTGTCTTTGAAGGAGAAACATTTTTCGCCTATCCTACTGAAGAAGAAGGTACGATTCCGATTTATCGTTTCTTCAACACTACTACAGGCGCGCATTTTTATACTCCCTCAGTAGCAGAAAGAGATAATGTAGAGGCTAATTTACCAGACTTTCTATCTGAAGGCGTTGCTTACTATACTCTGCCTGTTGAAGAGTAAACAGGAGAGCGAAAAAAAGTGGGGGAGATAAAGATCACGATCAATTTTTGAGCAGCGCGATCGCCTCCCATAATCAATCCAGCCAAAACTCTTGAAATTTCTTGGGAGACAACTCTGTGTAGCGAACGGTATGTTGAATCCGACGATGACCAAGATAAGCTTGAATTGCTCTAGTGTCATGACCTCGACTCGCCAAATAAAATCCACAGGCGTGTCGCAACATATGAGGATGGACACTCAAAGATAATCCTGCTTCAACTCCTGCGCGTTCAATAATCCCTCTGGCTGTCGCAGCAGCCATTACCGCACCTCTTTCAGAAACAAACAGATAATTCGATATCATAATACTCTCTCTGTAATTGCCTTAACGCTCGAAGTTCTACTCCTGGCAAGGGATGAGTAGAACTAACACCATGTTTGAGCCGATTAATGTAAATCGTGCCACCAGTAAAATTTACTTGTTCCCACCTCAACGCCACTAATTTAGATACTCTCAACCCATGACGGTAAGCCATTAAAATTAAAGTTGAATCTCTCAATCCATGTCTACCCAATTTTTTGGCAGCAGAAACCATCGCAGCCACTTCACTCGGAAAAAGATGCTCGCGAGAACGTTTTTCTAAGTTCGGAATTTTGGGAGGAGGAGCAGTGTGTGGCATTTTTACCAACTTGCCCATAAATGATAGTTGGGCATTACTGAGTCAGATACGAAAAATCAACCCCTCACACCTCTAATGATAGAAAACTTACCCTAAATCGGCTCTTTTTGGACAAGTTTTTTCATCCCGAAGTAGCTGGAACTGGTGGCATAGATTTTTCGTACCAACTATTTATGCGTTAACGTAATTCTTGGTTGAGGCGTATGAGTAGCAAGTGTACAGATAACAACGCGCTTGGCTGTAATCGTTTCACAGTGAAGGTTTCAAGAGCCAATATTGCGAACGCTACTTTGTATCAATTGAACTTTAGTCTATTTGGTACACTTGAAAGTAACGACAGCATCTATGCTTGAGCCACCTGTGAACGGAAGGGTTTAAATGGTACAAAAGGTAGCTATTTATTGTCGAGTTTCGACGAATGACCAATCTTGTTCTCGTGGCTGAACGAGATTTACGGGAGTATGCCCAACAAGCTGATTACAAAGTGCTTGGTGTGTGGAAAGAGACAGCTTCGGGAAGTAACAATAATCGCACTAAAAGAAAACAGGTTATGAGTTTAGCTCAAGCTCGTAAGATAGATGGAATATTGGTTACAGAATTAACTCGTTGGGGTCAGCGTTGAGACAGCAATCAGACAAAAAACAACGCTTGACGTATAATTCGATCTTGGTAAAAACCTAAGTTCCTTATTTAACCATGCTTTTAACGATTTTACTCCCGATACATTTTTGTTAGTTCAAAACAACTACAAAAAGTGTCTGCTAATTATACGACCAGTTTTTTAAAAGATAATCGCTGCTTTTTCATCGAATTTTACGCTTAGTTAAGCAAAACTAAACGTAAAATTTTTCTTATACGTACAGTTTTTGAAAAGTTCTGACTAAATAATTAT
This genomic window from Coleofasciculaceae cyanobacterium contains:
- a CDS encoding tyrosine-type recombinase/integrase; this translates as MPHTAPPPKIPNLEKRSREHLFPSEVAAMVSAAKKLGRHGLRDSTLILMAYRHGLRVSKLVALRWEQVNFTGGTIYINRLKHGVSSTHPLPGVELRALRQLQREYYDIELSVCF
- a CDS encoding tyrosine-type recombinase/integrase, which produces MISNYLFVSERGAVMAAATARGIIERAGVEAGLSLSVHPHMLRHACGFYLASRGHDTRAIQAYLGHRRIQHTVRYTELSPKKFQEFWLD
- a CDS encoding recombinase family protein; amino-acid sequence: MTNLVLVAERDLREYAQQADYKVLGVWKETASGSNNNRTKRKQVMSLAQARKIDGILVTELTRWGQR